One Denticeps clupeoides chromosome 12, fDenClu1.1, whole genome shotgun sequence genomic window carries:
- the sfmbt1 gene encoding scm-like with four MBT domains protein 1 isoform X3: MSHEPLESERDSAEDSDFNWDEYLEEKGAQSVPHHAFKHVDQGLQTGLAPGMKLEVSGRGQEDGACWVATIITTCGQLLLLRYEGYQDDRRADFWCDITTADLRPLGWSRQQGRPMRPPEGVREKNQNWEALLEEALSNSGGAPAHLLEGVQNALNPVDLLTPGTSLELQDSRDAGVAWAAAIEDNVGGRLRLRYHGAEGLPDGPATLWLFYLNPLLHLPGWARDSGCTLRPPAALLPLRSEDEWAEVQQKILALPRDTSITEEFHKDRPVIATHCFTEGMKLEAVDPAAPFSISPATVTKVFGEVHFLVEMDDLREDGGEKRSFLCHRDSPGIFPAQWSLKNGVKLSPPPGFQGQDFDWAHYLKQCGAEAAPENCFPAEQMDHCFKESSMLEAVDPLCPQNIHVATVTKVKGHHIWLQLEGLQQPGLDVIRHADSMDIFPVSWCETNGVALRFPLEKLRKVAVVQPEKQKAPPREPPPPADTAKQQANSSPSDGANGKYCCPKIYFNHRCFSGPYLNKGRIAELPQCVGPGNCLLVLKEVLSLLINSGYKPSRVLRELQLDQESRWNGHGEVLKAKYKGKTYRATVEIVRTAERVAEFCRKTCIKLECCPNLFGPRMVLEHCSENCSVLTKTKYTYCYGKKTSKRVGRPPGGHSNLEGTGKKLGRRRKRRKQLFVHKKRRTSASVDNTPAGSPQGSGEEEDLDEDDSLSDDSGSENPDDLQDDSEYSEKKSQPPTPSPSPPATPRPTRRRRKPRSPSYSDDENRPPSPKSPRVEAVPKLRLDSSPLEWSVTDVVRFIRTTDCAPLARIFLDQEIDGQALLLLNLPTVQECMDLKLGPAIKLCHHIERVKLAFYQQFAS, from the exons ATGAGCCATGAACCGCTGGAGTCGG AGCGGGACTCTGCTGAAGATTCCGACTTTAACTGGGACGAGTACCTGGAGGAGAAGGGCGCGCAGTCCGTGCCGCACCACGCCTTCAAGCAC GTGGACCAGGGTCTGCAGACCGGCCTGGCGCCGGGCATGAAGCTGGAGGTGAGCGGGCGTGGCCAGGAGGACGGGGCGTGCTGGGtggccaccatcatcaccacctgtggacagctgctgctgctgcgctaCGAGGGTTACCAGGACGACCGCCGCGCCGACTTCTGGTGTGACATCACAACCGCTGACCTTCGCCCTCTAGGCTGGAGCCGGCAGCAGGGGCGGCCGATGAGACCCCcggagg GGGTTCGGGAGAAGAACCAGAACTGGGAGGCTCTGCTGGAGGAAGCCCTCTCCAACAGCGGCGGCGCCCCGGCCCACCTGCTGGAGGGG GTGCAGAACGCCCTCAACCCGGTGGACCTCCTGACCCCTGGGACCTCGCTGGAGCTGCAGGACAGCAGGGACGCGGGCGTGGCCTGGGCTGCCGCGATCGAGGACAACGTCGGGGGGCGTCTGCGGCTCCGTTACCACGGCGCCGAGGGACTCCCCGACGGCCCCGCCACCCTCTGGCTCTTCTACCTGAACCCGCTGCTGCACCTCCCCGGCTGGGCACGGGACAGCGGCTGCACCCTGAGACCTCCGGCCG cTCTGCTGCCGCTGCGCTCTGAGGACGAGTGGGCGGAAGTCCAGCAGAAGATCCTCGCTCTGCCTCGGGACACCTCCATCACTGAAGAATTCCACAAG GATCGTCCGGTGATCGCCACTCACTGCTTCACTGAAGGGATGAAGTTGGAAGCCGTGGATCCAGCCGCCCCTTTCAGCATCAGTCCTGCTACCGTCACCAAG GTGTTTGGTGAAGTCCACTTCCTGGTGGAGATGGACGACCTGCGGGAGGACGGTGGCGAGAAGCGCTCGTTCCTGTGCCACCGGGACAGTCCGGGCATCTTCCCGGCGCAGTGGAGCCTGAAGAACGGCGTGAAGCTCAGCCCTCCTCCTG GGTTCCAGGGGCAGGACTTTGACTGGGCGCATTATCTGAAGCAGTGTGGGGCGGAGGCGGCGCCGGAGAACTGTTTTCCTGCC GAGCAGATGGACCACTGCTTTAAAGAGTCCTCCATGCTGGAGGCAGTTGACCCGCTTTGCCCGCAAAACATCCACGTGGCCACTGtcacaaaggtcaaaggtcaccacaTCTGGCTGCAACTGGAAG GACTCCAGCAGCCGGGCCTCGACGTGATCCGTCACGCGGACTCCATGGACATTTTCCCCGTCAGCTGGTGCGAAACCAACGGCGTGGCGCTGCGCTTCCCAT TGGAGAAACTGAGGAAAGTTGCTGTGGTGCAGCCGGAAAAGCA GAAAGCTCCGCCCAgagagccgccgccgccggcggaTACGGCGAAGCAGCAGGCCAACAGCAGCCCGTCTGATGGCG CCAACGGGAAGTACTGCTGCCCCAAGATCTACTTCAACCACCGCTGCTTCTCCGGGCCGTACCTCAACAAGGGCCGGATCGCCGAGCTGCCGCAGTGCGTGGGGCCGGGGAACTGTCTTCTGGTTCTGAAGGAG GTGCTGAGCCTGCTCATAAACTCGGGCTACAAGCCCAGCCGGGTTCTGCGCGAGCTTCAGCTGGACCAGGAGAGCCGCTGGAACGGCCACGGGGAGGTTCTCAAAGCCAA GTACAAGGGGAAGACCTACAGAGCCACGGTGGAGATCGTCCGCACGGCCGAGCGCGTGGCGGAGTTCTGCCGGAAGACCTGCATCAAGCTGGAGTGCTGCCCCAACCTGTTTGGACCTCGCATGGTTCTGGAGCACTGCTCCGAGAACTGTTCCGTTCTTACCAAGACCAAATACA CTTATTGTTATGGTAAGAAGACGAGTAAGCGTGTCGGTCGACCCCCAGGGGGACACTCGAACCTCGAGGGGACCGGGAAGAAGCTGGGCAGAAGAAGGAAGCGGAGGAAGCAGCTGTTCGTCCACAAGAAGCGGCGGACCTCGGCGTCGGTGGACAACACTCCAGCAGGGTCTCCTCAG GGAAGTGGTGAAGAGGAGGACCTGGATGAAGACGACTCTCTGAGCGACGACTCGGGTTCTGAGAACCCGGACGACCTGCAGGACGACTCTGAGTACTCCGAGAAGAAGTCGCAGCCCCCGACCCCCTCGCCCTCTCCTCCCGCCACGCCCCGCCCCACGCGCCGGCGCCGCAAGCCCCGCTCGCCCTCGTATTCTGATGATGAGAACCGCCCTCCCTCTCCGAAG AGTCCACGCGTGGAGGCGGTCCCCAAGCTGCGCTTGGACAGCAGTCCCCTGGAGTGGAGCGTGACGGACGTGGTGCGTTTCATCCGGACCACAGACTGCGCTCCGCTGGCACGCATCTTCCTGGACCAG GAGATTGATGGACAAGCCCTTCTACTGCTGAACCTGCCCACCGTGCAGGAATGCATGGACCTGAAGTTGGGCCCAGCAATTAAACTCTGCCACCACATTGAACGAGTGAAGCTGGCCTTCTACCAGCAGTTCGCCAGCTGA
- the sfmbt1 gene encoding scm-like with four MBT domains protein 1 isoform X1: MSHEPLESERDSAEDSDFNWDEYLEEKGAQSVPHHAFKHVDQGLQTGLAPGMKLEVSGRGQEDGACWVATIITTCGQLLLLRYEGYQDDRRADFWCDITTADLRPLGWSRQQGRPMRPPEGVREKNQNWEALLEEALSNSGGAPAHLLEGVQNALNPVDLLTPGTSLELQDSRDAGVAWAAAIEDNVGGRLRLRYHGAEGLPDGPATLWLFYLNPLLHLPGWARDSGCTLRPPAALLPLRSEDEWAEVQQKILALPRDTSITEEFHKDRPVIATHCFTEGMKLEAVDPAAPFSISPATVTKVFGEVHFLVEMDDLREDGGEKRSFLCHRDSPGIFPAQWSLKNGVKLSPPPGFQGQDFDWAHYLKQCGAEAAPENCFPAEQMDHCFKESSMLEAVDPLCPQNIHVATVTKVKGHHIWLQLEGLQQPGLDVIRHADSMDIFPVSWCETNGVALRFPCKPRVEKLRKVAVVQPEKQKAPPREPPPPADTAKQQANSSPSDGANGKYCCPKIYFNHRCFSGPYLNKGRIAELPQCVGPGNCLLVLKEVLSLLINSGYKPSRVLRELQLDQESRWNGHGEVLKAKYKGKTYRATVEIVRTAERVAEFCRKTCIKLECCPNLFGPRMVLEHCSENCSVLTKTKYTYCYGKKTSKRVGRPPGGHSNLEGTGKKLGRRRKRRKQLFVHKKRRTSASVDNTPAGSPQGSGEEEDLDEDDSLSDDSGSENPDDLQDDSEYSEKKSQPPTPSPSPPATPRPTRRRRKPRSPSYSDDENRPPSPKSPRVEAVPKLRLDSSPLEWSVTDVVRFIRTTDCAPLARIFLDQEIDGQALLLLNLPTVQECMDLKLGPAIKLCHHIERVKLAFYQQFAS, translated from the exons ATGAGCCATGAACCGCTGGAGTCGG AGCGGGACTCTGCTGAAGATTCCGACTTTAACTGGGACGAGTACCTGGAGGAGAAGGGCGCGCAGTCCGTGCCGCACCACGCCTTCAAGCAC GTGGACCAGGGTCTGCAGACCGGCCTGGCGCCGGGCATGAAGCTGGAGGTGAGCGGGCGTGGCCAGGAGGACGGGGCGTGCTGGGtggccaccatcatcaccacctgtggacagctgctgctgctgcgctaCGAGGGTTACCAGGACGACCGCCGCGCCGACTTCTGGTGTGACATCACAACCGCTGACCTTCGCCCTCTAGGCTGGAGCCGGCAGCAGGGGCGGCCGATGAGACCCCcggagg GGGTTCGGGAGAAGAACCAGAACTGGGAGGCTCTGCTGGAGGAAGCCCTCTCCAACAGCGGCGGCGCCCCGGCCCACCTGCTGGAGGGG GTGCAGAACGCCCTCAACCCGGTGGACCTCCTGACCCCTGGGACCTCGCTGGAGCTGCAGGACAGCAGGGACGCGGGCGTGGCCTGGGCTGCCGCGATCGAGGACAACGTCGGGGGGCGTCTGCGGCTCCGTTACCACGGCGCCGAGGGACTCCCCGACGGCCCCGCCACCCTCTGGCTCTTCTACCTGAACCCGCTGCTGCACCTCCCCGGCTGGGCACGGGACAGCGGCTGCACCCTGAGACCTCCGGCCG cTCTGCTGCCGCTGCGCTCTGAGGACGAGTGGGCGGAAGTCCAGCAGAAGATCCTCGCTCTGCCTCGGGACACCTCCATCACTGAAGAATTCCACAAG GATCGTCCGGTGATCGCCACTCACTGCTTCACTGAAGGGATGAAGTTGGAAGCCGTGGATCCAGCCGCCCCTTTCAGCATCAGTCCTGCTACCGTCACCAAG GTGTTTGGTGAAGTCCACTTCCTGGTGGAGATGGACGACCTGCGGGAGGACGGTGGCGAGAAGCGCTCGTTCCTGTGCCACCGGGACAGTCCGGGCATCTTCCCGGCGCAGTGGAGCCTGAAGAACGGCGTGAAGCTCAGCCCTCCTCCTG GGTTCCAGGGGCAGGACTTTGACTGGGCGCATTATCTGAAGCAGTGTGGGGCGGAGGCGGCGCCGGAGAACTGTTTTCCTGCC GAGCAGATGGACCACTGCTTTAAAGAGTCCTCCATGCTGGAGGCAGTTGACCCGCTTTGCCCGCAAAACATCCACGTGGCCACTGtcacaaaggtcaaaggtcaccacaTCTGGCTGCAACTGGAAG GACTCCAGCAGCCGGGCCTCGACGTGATCCGTCACGCGGACTCCATGGACATTTTCCCCGTCAGCTGGTGCGAAACCAACGGCGTGGCGCTGCGCTTCCCATGTAAGCCTCGAG TGGAGAAACTGAGGAAAGTTGCTGTGGTGCAGCCGGAAAAGCA GAAAGCTCCGCCCAgagagccgccgccgccggcggaTACGGCGAAGCAGCAGGCCAACAGCAGCCCGTCTGATGGCG CCAACGGGAAGTACTGCTGCCCCAAGATCTACTTCAACCACCGCTGCTTCTCCGGGCCGTACCTCAACAAGGGCCGGATCGCCGAGCTGCCGCAGTGCGTGGGGCCGGGGAACTGTCTTCTGGTTCTGAAGGAG GTGCTGAGCCTGCTCATAAACTCGGGCTACAAGCCCAGCCGGGTTCTGCGCGAGCTTCAGCTGGACCAGGAGAGCCGCTGGAACGGCCACGGGGAGGTTCTCAAAGCCAA GTACAAGGGGAAGACCTACAGAGCCACGGTGGAGATCGTCCGCACGGCCGAGCGCGTGGCGGAGTTCTGCCGGAAGACCTGCATCAAGCTGGAGTGCTGCCCCAACCTGTTTGGACCTCGCATGGTTCTGGAGCACTGCTCCGAGAACTGTTCCGTTCTTACCAAGACCAAATACA CTTATTGTTATGGTAAGAAGACGAGTAAGCGTGTCGGTCGACCCCCAGGGGGACACTCGAACCTCGAGGGGACCGGGAAGAAGCTGGGCAGAAGAAGGAAGCGGAGGAAGCAGCTGTTCGTCCACAAGAAGCGGCGGACCTCGGCGTCGGTGGACAACACTCCAGCAGGGTCTCCTCAG GGAAGTGGTGAAGAGGAGGACCTGGATGAAGACGACTCTCTGAGCGACGACTCGGGTTCTGAGAACCCGGACGACCTGCAGGACGACTCTGAGTACTCCGAGAAGAAGTCGCAGCCCCCGACCCCCTCGCCCTCTCCTCCCGCCACGCCCCGCCCCACGCGCCGGCGCCGCAAGCCCCGCTCGCCCTCGTATTCTGATGATGAGAACCGCCCTCCCTCTCCGAAG AGTCCACGCGTGGAGGCGGTCCCCAAGCTGCGCTTGGACAGCAGTCCCCTGGAGTGGAGCGTGACGGACGTGGTGCGTTTCATCCGGACCACAGACTGCGCTCCGCTGGCACGCATCTTCCTGGACCAG GAGATTGATGGACAAGCCCTTCTACTGCTGAACCTGCCCACCGTGCAGGAATGCATGGACCTGAAGTTGGGCCCAGCAATTAAACTCTGCCACCACATTGAACGAGTGAAGCTGGCCTTCTACCAGCAGTTCGCCAGCTGA
- the sfmbt1 gene encoding scm-like with four MBT domains protein 1 isoform X2, which translates to MSHEPLESERDSAEDSDFNWDEYLEEKGAQSVPHHAFKHVDQGLQTGLAPGMKLEVSGRGQEDGACWVATIITTCGQLLLLRYEGYQDDRRADFWCDITTADLRPLGWSRQQGRPMRPPEGVREKNQNWEALLEEALSNSGGAPAHLLEGNALNPVDLLTPGTSLELQDSRDAGVAWAAAIEDNVGGRLRLRYHGAEGLPDGPATLWLFYLNPLLHLPGWARDSGCTLRPPAALLPLRSEDEWAEVQQKILALPRDTSITEEFHKDRPVIATHCFTEGMKLEAVDPAAPFSISPATVTKVFGEVHFLVEMDDLREDGGEKRSFLCHRDSPGIFPAQWSLKNGVKLSPPPGFQGQDFDWAHYLKQCGAEAAPENCFPAEQMDHCFKESSMLEAVDPLCPQNIHVATVTKVKGHHIWLQLEGLQQPGLDVIRHADSMDIFPVSWCETNGVALRFPCKPRVEKLRKVAVVQPEKQKAPPREPPPPADTAKQQANSSPSDGANGKYCCPKIYFNHRCFSGPYLNKGRIAELPQCVGPGNCLLVLKEVLSLLINSGYKPSRVLRELQLDQESRWNGHGEVLKAKYKGKTYRATVEIVRTAERVAEFCRKTCIKLECCPNLFGPRMVLEHCSENCSVLTKTKYTYCYGKKTSKRVGRPPGGHSNLEGTGKKLGRRRKRRKQLFVHKKRRTSASVDNTPAGSPQGSGEEEDLDEDDSLSDDSGSENPDDLQDDSEYSEKKSQPPTPSPSPPATPRPTRRRRKPRSPSYSDDENRPPSPKSPRVEAVPKLRLDSSPLEWSVTDVVRFIRTTDCAPLARIFLDQEIDGQALLLLNLPTVQECMDLKLGPAIKLCHHIERVKLAFYQQFAS; encoded by the exons ATGAGCCATGAACCGCTGGAGTCGG AGCGGGACTCTGCTGAAGATTCCGACTTTAACTGGGACGAGTACCTGGAGGAGAAGGGCGCGCAGTCCGTGCCGCACCACGCCTTCAAGCAC GTGGACCAGGGTCTGCAGACCGGCCTGGCGCCGGGCATGAAGCTGGAGGTGAGCGGGCGTGGCCAGGAGGACGGGGCGTGCTGGGtggccaccatcatcaccacctgtggacagctgctgctgctgcgctaCGAGGGTTACCAGGACGACCGCCGCGCCGACTTCTGGTGTGACATCACAACCGCTGACCTTCGCCCTCTAGGCTGGAGCCGGCAGCAGGGGCGGCCGATGAGACCCCcggagg GGGTTCGGGAGAAGAACCAGAACTGGGAGGCTCTGCTGGAGGAAGCCCTCTCCAACAGCGGCGGCGCCCCGGCCCACCTGCTGGAGGGG AACGCCCTCAACCCGGTGGACCTCCTGACCCCTGGGACCTCGCTGGAGCTGCAGGACAGCAGGGACGCGGGCGTGGCCTGGGCTGCCGCGATCGAGGACAACGTCGGGGGGCGTCTGCGGCTCCGTTACCACGGCGCCGAGGGACTCCCCGACGGCCCCGCCACCCTCTGGCTCTTCTACCTGAACCCGCTGCTGCACCTCCCCGGCTGGGCACGGGACAGCGGCTGCACCCTGAGACCTCCGGCCG cTCTGCTGCCGCTGCGCTCTGAGGACGAGTGGGCGGAAGTCCAGCAGAAGATCCTCGCTCTGCCTCGGGACACCTCCATCACTGAAGAATTCCACAAG GATCGTCCGGTGATCGCCACTCACTGCTTCACTGAAGGGATGAAGTTGGAAGCCGTGGATCCAGCCGCCCCTTTCAGCATCAGTCCTGCTACCGTCACCAAG GTGTTTGGTGAAGTCCACTTCCTGGTGGAGATGGACGACCTGCGGGAGGACGGTGGCGAGAAGCGCTCGTTCCTGTGCCACCGGGACAGTCCGGGCATCTTCCCGGCGCAGTGGAGCCTGAAGAACGGCGTGAAGCTCAGCCCTCCTCCTG GGTTCCAGGGGCAGGACTTTGACTGGGCGCATTATCTGAAGCAGTGTGGGGCGGAGGCGGCGCCGGAGAACTGTTTTCCTGCC GAGCAGATGGACCACTGCTTTAAAGAGTCCTCCATGCTGGAGGCAGTTGACCCGCTTTGCCCGCAAAACATCCACGTGGCCACTGtcacaaaggtcaaaggtcaccacaTCTGGCTGCAACTGGAAG GACTCCAGCAGCCGGGCCTCGACGTGATCCGTCACGCGGACTCCATGGACATTTTCCCCGTCAGCTGGTGCGAAACCAACGGCGTGGCGCTGCGCTTCCCATGTAAGCCTCGAG TGGAGAAACTGAGGAAAGTTGCTGTGGTGCAGCCGGAAAAGCA GAAAGCTCCGCCCAgagagccgccgccgccggcggaTACGGCGAAGCAGCAGGCCAACAGCAGCCCGTCTGATGGCG CCAACGGGAAGTACTGCTGCCCCAAGATCTACTTCAACCACCGCTGCTTCTCCGGGCCGTACCTCAACAAGGGCCGGATCGCCGAGCTGCCGCAGTGCGTGGGGCCGGGGAACTGTCTTCTGGTTCTGAAGGAG GTGCTGAGCCTGCTCATAAACTCGGGCTACAAGCCCAGCCGGGTTCTGCGCGAGCTTCAGCTGGACCAGGAGAGCCGCTGGAACGGCCACGGGGAGGTTCTCAAAGCCAA GTACAAGGGGAAGACCTACAGAGCCACGGTGGAGATCGTCCGCACGGCCGAGCGCGTGGCGGAGTTCTGCCGGAAGACCTGCATCAAGCTGGAGTGCTGCCCCAACCTGTTTGGACCTCGCATGGTTCTGGAGCACTGCTCCGAGAACTGTTCCGTTCTTACCAAGACCAAATACA CTTATTGTTATGGTAAGAAGACGAGTAAGCGTGTCGGTCGACCCCCAGGGGGACACTCGAACCTCGAGGGGACCGGGAAGAAGCTGGGCAGAAGAAGGAAGCGGAGGAAGCAGCTGTTCGTCCACAAGAAGCGGCGGACCTCGGCGTCGGTGGACAACACTCCAGCAGGGTCTCCTCAG GGAAGTGGTGAAGAGGAGGACCTGGATGAAGACGACTCTCTGAGCGACGACTCGGGTTCTGAGAACCCGGACGACCTGCAGGACGACTCTGAGTACTCCGAGAAGAAGTCGCAGCCCCCGACCCCCTCGCCCTCTCCTCCCGCCACGCCCCGCCCCACGCGCCGGCGCCGCAAGCCCCGCTCGCCCTCGTATTCTGATGATGAGAACCGCCCTCCCTCTCCGAAG AGTCCACGCGTGGAGGCGGTCCCCAAGCTGCGCTTGGACAGCAGTCCCCTGGAGTGGAGCGTGACGGACGTGGTGCGTTTCATCCGGACCACAGACTGCGCTCCGCTGGCACGCATCTTCCTGGACCAG GAGATTGATGGACAAGCCCTTCTACTGCTGAACCTGCCCACCGTGCAGGAATGCATGGACCTGAAGTTGGGCCCAGCAATTAAACTCTGCCACCACATTGAACGAGTGAAGCTGGCCTTCTACCAGCAGTTCGCCAGCTGA
- the sfmbt1 gene encoding scm-like with four MBT domains protein 1 isoform X4, producing the protein MSHEPLESERDSAEDSDFNWDEYLEEKGAQSVPHHAFKHVDQGLQTGLAPGMKLEVSGRGQEDGACWVATIITTCGQLLLLRYEGYQDDRRADFWCDITTADLRPLGWSRQQGRPMRPPEGVREKNQNWEALLEEALSNSGGAPAHLLEGVQNALNPVDLLTPGTSLELQDSRDAGVAWAAAIEDNVGGRLRLRYHGAEGLPDGPATLWLFYLNPLLHLPGWARDSGCTLRPPAALLPLRSEDEWAEVQQKILALPRDTSITEEFHKDRPVIATHCFTEGMKLEAVDPAAPFSISPATVTKVFGEVHFLVEMDDLREDGGEKRSFLCHRDSPGIFPAQWSLKNGVKLSPPPGFQGQDFDWAHYLKQCGAEAAPENCFPAEQMDHCFKESSMLEAVDPLCPQNIHVATVTKVKGHHIWLQLEGLQQPGLDVIRHADSMDIFPVSWCETNGVALRFPCKPRVEKLRKVAVVQPEKQKAPPREPPPPADTAKQQANSSPSDGANGKYCCPKIYFNHRCFSGPYLNKGRIAELPQCVGPGNCLLVLKEVLSLLINSGYKPSRVLRELQLDQESRWNGHGEVLKAKYKGKTYRATVEIVRTAERVAEFCRKTCIKLECCPNLFGPRMVLEHCSENCSVLTKTKYRGHSNLEGTGKKLGRRRKRRKQLFVHKKRRTSASVDNTPAGSPQGSGEEEDLDEDDSLSDDSGSENPDDLQDDSEYSEKKSQPPTPSPSPPATPRPTRRRRKPRSPSYSDDENRPPSPKSPRVEAVPKLRLDSSPLEWSVTDVVRFIRTTDCAPLARIFLDQEIDGQALLLLNLPTVQECMDLKLGPAIKLCHHIERVKLAFYQQFAS; encoded by the exons ATGAGCCATGAACCGCTGGAGTCGG AGCGGGACTCTGCTGAAGATTCCGACTTTAACTGGGACGAGTACCTGGAGGAGAAGGGCGCGCAGTCCGTGCCGCACCACGCCTTCAAGCAC GTGGACCAGGGTCTGCAGACCGGCCTGGCGCCGGGCATGAAGCTGGAGGTGAGCGGGCGTGGCCAGGAGGACGGGGCGTGCTGGGtggccaccatcatcaccacctgtggacagctgctgctgctgcgctaCGAGGGTTACCAGGACGACCGCCGCGCCGACTTCTGGTGTGACATCACAACCGCTGACCTTCGCCCTCTAGGCTGGAGCCGGCAGCAGGGGCGGCCGATGAGACCCCcggagg GGGTTCGGGAGAAGAACCAGAACTGGGAGGCTCTGCTGGAGGAAGCCCTCTCCAACAGCGGCGGCGCCCCGGCCCACCTGCTGGAGGGG GTGCAGAACGCCCTCAACCCGGTGGACCTCCTGACCCCTGGGACCTCGCTGGAGCTGCAGGACAGCAGGGACGCGGGCGTGGCCTGGGCTGCCGCGATCGAGGACAACGTCGGGGGGCGTCTGCGGCTCCGTTACCACGGCGCCGAGGGACTCCCCGACGGCCCCGCCACCCTCTGGCTCTTCTACCTGAACCCGCTGCTGCACCTCCCCGGCTGGGCACGGGACAGCGGCTGCACCCTGAGACCTCCGGCCG cTCTGCTGCCGCTGCGCTCTGAGGACGAGTGGGCGGAAGTCCAGCAGAAGATCCTCGCTCTGCCTCGGGACACCTCCATCACTGAAGAATTCCACAAG GATCGTCCGGTGATCGCCACTCACTGCTTCACTGAAGGGATGAAGTTGGAAGCCGTGGATCCAGCCGCCCCTTTCAGCATCAGTCCTGCTACCGTCACCAAG GTGTTTGGTGAAGTCCACTTCCTGGTGGAGATGGACGACCTGCGGGAGGACGGTGGCGAGAAGCGCTCGTTCCTGTGCCACCGGGACAGTCCGGGCATCTTCCCGGCGCAGTGGAGCCTGAAGAACGGCGTGAAGCTCAGCCCTCCTCCTG GGTTCCAGGGGCAGGACTTTGACTGGGCGCATTATCTGAAGCAGTGTGGGGCGGAGGCGGCGCCGGAGAACTGTTTTCCTGCC GAGCAGATGGACCACTGCTTTAAAGAGTCCTCCATGCTGGAGGCAGTTGACCCGCTTTGCCCGCAAAACATCCACGTGGCCACTGtcacaaaggtcaaaggtcaccacaTCTGGCTGCAACTGGAAG GACTCCAGCAGCCGGGCCTCGACGTGATCCGTCACGCGGACTCCATGGACATTTTCCCCGTCAGCTGGTGCGAAACCAACGGCGTGGCGCTGCGCTTCCCATGTAAGCCTCGAG TGGAGAAACTGAGGAAAGTTGCTGTGGTGCAGCCGGAAAAGCA GAAAGCTCCGCCCAgagagccgccgccgccggcggaTACGGCGAAGCAGCAGGCCAACAGCAGCCCGTCTGATGGCG CCAACGGGAAGTACTGCTGCCCCAAGATCTACTTCAACCACCGCTGCTTCTCCGGGCCGTACCTCAACAAGGGCCGGATCGCCGAGCTGCCGCAGTGCGTGGGGCCGGGGAACTGTCTTCTGGTTCTGAAGGAG GTGCTGAGCCTGCTCATAAACTCGGGCTACAAGCCCAGCCGGGTTCTGCGCGAGCTTCAGCTGGACCAGGAGAGCCGCTGGAACGGCCACGGGGAGGTTCTCAAAGCCAA GTACAAGGGGAAGACCTACAGAGCCACGGTGGAGATCGTCCGCACGGCCGAGCGCGTGGCGGAGTTCTGCCGGAAGACCTGCATCAAGCTGGAGTGCTGCCCCAACCTGTTTGGACCTCGCATGGTTCTGGAGCACTGCTCCGAGAACTGTTCCGTTCTTACCAAGACCAAATACA GGGGACACTCGAACCTCGAGGGGACCGGGAAGAAGCTGGGCAGAAGAAGGAAGCGGAGGAAGCAGCTGTTCGTCCACAAGAAGCGGCGGACCTCGGCGTCGGTGGACAACACTCCAGCAGGGTCTCCTCAG GGAAGTGGTGAAGAGGAGGACCTGGATGAAGACGACTCTCTGAGCGACGACTCGGGTTCTGAGAACCCGGACGACCTGCAGGACGACTCTGAGTACTCCGAGAAGAAGTCGCAGCCCCCGACCCCCTCGCCCTCTCCTCCCGCCACGCCCCGCCCCACGCGCCGGCGCCGCAAGCCCCGCTCGCCCTCGTATTCTGATGATGAGAACCGCCCTCCCTCTCCGAAG AGTCCACGCGTGGAGGCGGTCCCCAAGCTGCGCTTGGACAGCAGTCCCCTGGAGTGGAGCGTGACGGACGTGGTGCGTTTCATCCGGACCACAGACTGCGCTCCGCTGGCACGCATCTTCCTGGACCAG GAGATTGATGGACAAGCCCTTCTACTGCTGAACCTGCCCACCGTGCAGGAATGCATGGACCTGAAGTTGGGCCCAGCAATTAAACTCTGCCACCACATTGAACGAGTGAAGCTGGCCTTCTACCAGCAGTTCGCCAGCTGA